The uncultured Campylobacter sp. genome segment TAGATTGATAACAAATTTTTCCATATATACTAGCAATAAAAACTTTTTTATAGAAACCATTGATAAATTTTCAAATGAATATAGAAAATCTATACAAGCAAAAAAAACAAGCAAATCGCCTACAATTATTGATTTGTTTTGCGGTGCAGGTGGTTTTAGTTATGGTTTTAGTAAAATGGGCTACAATATATTGTTAGCAAACGATATTGATAAAGATGCTTTAAGAACTTATAGTTTTAATCACCCTGAAATCAATTCATCTCGTATAATTAACGATGATGTAAAATTAATATCTCAAAATATACATAAATATGTAAATTCACAAGTTGATATGATTATAGGTGGTCCGCCTTGTCAATCTTTTAGCAGTGCTAATCAGCAACGAGTTATAGATGACCCTAGAAATGTTTTGTATAAATATTTTGTAAAATTTGTAAATGATTTAAAGCCTAAATTTATAATAATGGAAAATGTAAGAGGTATGCTAAAAGTAGCAAATCAAGTAGTGGAGGATTTTGATAAAATAGGCTACACAGCTAAGTATAGGTTATATGATGCGACTAATTTTTCCGTTCCACAAAAAAGAATTAGGCTAATTTATATTGGTATAAATAAGGAATATTCAAAAAAACATAATTTAGATGTAGATAAAATTATGAGCGATATTGAAAATGAAACAAAAAAAAATAAAAAATTTATTCTAAAAGATGCCCTAGACAATATTGAAAATTTAGTTTGCCCAAGCAAACAAAACCAAACGGAAAACGATGACGAATCGGGTTCAAAAATTTCTATCAATAAATATAAAAATAATGAGTATTTAAATTTGATAAATAATAATAATATCTATTCACTTACATACAACCATAAGGTTCGATTTCAAAATGAAACAAACTTAAAGATATATTCATTATTAAAGCAGGGGGAGGATTCCACAACCGCAACAATAAAAGATATTATGCCTTATTCTCATAGAAATCACATATTTAAGGATAAATATTTTAAGCTAGTAGAAAATGAACCTAGCAGAACAATTACAGCACATTTAAAAATGGATTGTCACTCGCATATTCACCCAACTCAAATTAGAGCCATTACCCCAAGAGAGGCTGCAAGAATTCAAAGTTTTCCCGATAACTATCTATTTTTTGGACCTTACCTAAAAACTTATATGCAAATAGGCAATGCCGTTCCGCCATTGATGTCAAATGTATTTGCAAAGGTATTTAAAAAATATTTATAGCAAAATAAGTGTCTTTTTGCTACAATACATAAAAAATACACTTATTGGTTAACTTATGAATACGCACTTTATTATGGCAACAAGGCAATTAACTGGATATTCAGGTAATGATTTATATATAAATCTTACCTCCATAAATGAAATTACCGAACTATTTAATAAAATATGCAACTCCAGTTCCTTTAGTGTTAATAACAAAGAGACAACATATAATAGTGAAACAGAAAGTGCATATTTTCGAATATTTGACCCAATTTTAAATAAGTATTTCGAGGTTCACATAAAAGACAATAGACACAGAGATGGACTATGGTTTAGACTAACCAAATATATTCAGTATCAAAAAATAATTCCAGGACAATTCTTGGTATTAAACATAACTATTAATGAACATAATGCAAAAATATCAATATATGGTTTGGAGCTTTATAGATATATTATGCAAAAGTGCGACAATTATTATATTTTGATGTCAGATATAGACACTGGGGAAAGCTACAACACAATAGCTGGAAACTACCTAAAAAATTTTAATATACTAAGAACAGATACAATCATAAAAAGGCGGCACGGCTCTTTTTTTGCTTATAATACCGACCGCTATTCAAAAAAATACATTGGTGTTCCATATAACACTAATTTAGAATGCGATGAATTTAACGAGATTGGAGATATAGTATGAATACTTGGATTTGCTCATTAAAAGATGACATAGAAATTAAAGATATGGAAAACTATGAAACCGTTTTGATAGATGATGTTATTTTTAGCTATACGCAAACTGCTGAAAGCGGAGAGTTTTTTATTATAAAAAAACTTATAAAGAAAGAAAATGGACAATTAGAAAATATTGACATAGAACCGATAAAAATAGATTTACCATA includes the following:
- a CDS encoding DNA cytosine methyltransferase — encoded protein: MFFKNIANLNTAQEKKYFLENIDLINRLIEKTKELYSLNTTELKSNDIYEQLKYVGIINKEYEINILKKILKKDYDRLITNFSIYTSNKNFFIETIDKFSNEYRKSIQAKKTSKSPTIIDLFCGAGGFSYGFSKMGYNILLANDIDKDALRTYSFNHPEINSSRIINDDVKLISQNIHKYVNSQVDMIIGGPPCQSFSSANQQRVIDDPRNVLYKYFVKFVNDLKPKFIIMENVRGMLKVANQVVEDFDKIGYTAKYRLYDATNFSVPQKRIRLIYIGINKEYSKKHNLDVDKIMSDIENETKKNKKFILKDALDNIENLVCPSKQNQTENDDESGSKISINKYKNNEYLNLINNNNIYSLTYNHKVRFQNETNLKIYSLLKQGEDSTTATIKDIMPYSHRNHIFKDKYFKLVENEPSRTITAHLKMDCHSHIHPTQIRAITPREAARIQSFPDNYLFFGPYLKTYMQIGNAVPPLMSNVFAKVFKKYL